One window of the Diospyros lotus cultivar Yz01 chromosome 12, ASM1463336v1, whole genome shotgun sequence genome contains the following:
- the LOC127787344 gene encoding uncharacterized protein LOC127787344 isoform X2 — MELALVSRAPNPPAASFSSARVGACELPWIVKTPAAGARQRKRLVGGGGERVPVRASAERSRERVDGRGESKGGGGGGGYTSSAMEATTFNRSFEAEFPVWEKIGAVVRLSYGIGIYGAMALAGRFICSMTGIDSMGGFYPSLDAIVEGLGYATPPIMALLFILDDEVVKVSPHARAIRDVEDEELWSFFYGMSPWQGALAEIFLKSTDLVTDAHGMASLTGVLPPFVPFAQAFAAVITAALTGSLYYVAASPKDPTYVVAPVLRSRSGREDLKKLFAAWNERRQMKKIYSPLLEGLLALYLGFEWIETNNILAPIITHGIYSAVILGHGLLKIHDHRRKLRQRIQQLEREGRRNSDKF, encoded by the exons ATGGAGTTGGCGCTGGTTTCTCGGGCGCCGAATCCGCCGGCGGCGTCGTTTTCTTCGGCCAGAGTGGGTGCCTGTGAGTTGCCGTGGATTGTGAAGACGCCGGCGGCGGGGGCGAGGCAGAGGAAGAGGTTGGTTGGGGGCGGAGGAGAGAGGGTTCCGGTGAGGGCCTCGGCGGAGAGGAGCCGCGAAAGGGTGGACGGTAGGGGAGAGAGCAAaggcggaggaggaggaggagggtacACGAGCTCGGCCATGGAGGCGACCACATTTAATCGGAGCTTCGAAGCGGAGTTCCCTGTTTGGGAGAAGATTGGGGCCGTTGTAAGGCTCAGTTATGGAATTG GCATATATGGTGCCATGGCTTTAGCAGGGAGATTCATATGTTCGATGACAGGAATTGATTCCATGGGAGGCTTCTATCCATCATTGGATGCAATTGTTGAAGGACTAGGATATGCAACTCCTCCAATTATGGCTCTACTTTTTATTCTAGAT GATGAAGTTGTAAAGGTATCACCTCATGCTCGTGCGATCAGAGATGTAGAGGATGAGGAGCTATGGAGCTTTTTCTATGGAATGTCACCCTGGCAG GGAGCATTGGCTGAAATATTCCTGAAAAGCACAGATTTGGTGACCGATGCTCATGGAATGGCGTCCTTG ACGGGAGTTCTACCCCCATTTGTTCCATTTGCCCAGGCATTTGCAGCTGTGATTACAGCTGCTCTTACCGGTTCTCTTTATTATGTGGCTGCATCTCCAAAAG atCCTACATATGTTGTTGCACCTGTTTTACGATCTCGCTCTGGTCGTGAGGATCTGAAAAAGCTCTTTGCAG CTTGGAACGAGAGGCGGCAAATGAAAAAGATCTACTCTCCCCTCCTGGAAGGACTTCTGGCACTTTATCTCGGGTTCGAATGGATCGAG ACAAACAACATTCTTGCGCCCATCATAACGCACGGCATATACTCTGCCGTCATATTGGGCCACGGACTTCTGAAGATTCACGATCACAGAAGAAAACTGCGCCAGAGAATCCAGCAACTCGAACGAGAAGGGAGAAGAAACTCTGATAAATTTTGA
- the LOC127787344 gene encoding uncharacterized protein LOC127787344 isoform X1, which translates to MELALVSRAPNPPAASFSSARVGACELPWIVKTPAAGARQRKRLVGGGGERVPVRASAERSRERVDGRGESKGGGGGGGYTSSAMEATTFNRSFEAEFPVWEKIGAVVRLSYGIGIYGAMALAGRFICSMTGIDSMGGFYPSLDAIVEGLGYATPPIMALLFILDDEVVKVSPHARAIRDVEDEELWSFFYGMSPWQFILIVAASSVGEELFYRAAVQGALAEIFLKSTDLVTDAHGMASLTGVLPPFVPFAQAFAAVITAALTGSLYYVAASPKDPTYVVAPVLRSRSGREDLKKLFAAWNERRQMKKIYSPLLEGLLALYLGFEWIETNNILAPIITHGIYSAVILGHGLLKIHDHRRKLRQRIQQLEREGRRNSDKF; encoded by the exons ATGGAGTTGGCGCTGGTTTCTCGGGCGCCGAATCCGCCGGCGGCGTCGTTTTCTTCGGCCAGAGTGGGTGCCTGTGAGTTGCCGTGGATTGTGAAGACGCCGGCGGCGGGGGCGAGGCAGAGGAAGAGGTTGGTTGGGGGCGGAGGAGAGAGGGTTCCGGTGAGGGCCTCGGCGGAGAGGAGCCGCGAAAGGGTGGACGGTAGGGGAGAGAGCAAaggcggaggaggaggaggagggtacACGAGCTCGGCCATGGAGGCGACCACATTTAATCGGAGCTTCGAAGCGGAGTTCCCTGTTTGGGAGAAGATTGGGGCCGTTGTAAGGCTCAGTTATGGAATTG GCATATATGGTGCCATGGCTTTAGCAGGGAGATTCATATGTTCGATGACAGGAATTGATTCCATGGGAGGCTTCTATCCATCATTGGATGCAATTGTTGAAGGACTAGGATATGCAACTCCTCCAATTATGGCTCTACTTTTTATTCTAGAT GATGAAGTTGTAAAGGTATCACCTCATGCTCGTGCGATCAGAGATGTAGAGGATGAGGAGCTATGGAGCTTTTTCTATGGAATGTCACCCTGGCAG TTCATACTTATTGTTGCTGCAAGCTCTGTTGGCGAGGAGCTGTTTTACCGGGCAGCTGTTCAG GGAGCATTGGCTGAAATATTCCTGAAAAGCACAGATTTGGTGACCGATGCTCATGGAATGGCGTCCTTG ACGGGAGTTCTACCCCCATTTGTTCCATTTGCCCAGGCATTTGCAGCTGTGATTACAGCTGCTCTTACCGGTTCTCTTTATTATGTGGCTGCATCTCCAAAAG atCCTACATATGTTGTTGCACCTGTTTTACGATCTCGCTCTGGTCGTGAGGATCTGAAAAAGCTCTTTGCAG CTTGGAACGAGAGGCGGCAAATGAAAAAGATCTACTCTCCCCTCCTGGAAGGACTTCTGGCACTTTATCTCGGGTTCGAATGGATCGAG ACAAACAACATTCTTGCGCCCATCATAACGCACGGCATATACTCTGCCGTCATATTGGGCCACGGACTTCTGAAGATTCACGATCACAGAAGAAAACTGCGCCAGAGAATCCAGCAACTCGAACGAGAAGGGAGAAGAAACTCTGATAAATTTTGA